A single genomic interval of Croceibacter atlanticus HTCC2559 harbors:
- a CDS encoding beta-ketoacyl-[acyl-carrier-protein] synthase family protein, which produces MNKGVAITGMGIISAIGNNVAENYEALLSSTSGLGRVKHLETHHQNKILVGEASLSNAQLTATLSLPNNHNYSRTAMLGVYAAKQAVTNAGITNTSSYKTGLISATTVGGMDKTEQHFYKFLDTKESEKYIDGYHAADTTKKIAEQLNITNAFVTTISTACSSAANAIMLGARLIKAGKLDRVIVGGTDSLSKFTINGFNSLMILSDTFCTPFDNDRNGLNLGEAAAYLVLESDTVITTESKPVLGYVKGYGNANDAFHQTASSEDGEGATLAMLKALNVASLTPEEISYINAHGTATVNNDLSESRAITRVFKDVVPDFSSTKQFTGHTLAAAGAVEAVFSILALQHQVVFPNLNFKTQMKDSTLTPQLNLKYKQLQTVMSNSLGFGGNCSTLIFSKDA; this is translated from the coding sequence TTGAATAAAGGTGTTGCTATTACAGGAATGGGAATAATTTCAGCTATTGGTAACAATGTGGCTGAGAATTACGAAGCCTTACTATCTTCAACTTCGGGTTTAGGCAGAGTTAAACATTTAGAGACACACCACCAAAACAAAATACTAGTTGGAGAAGCTTCATTATCCAACGCGCAATTAACAGCAACTTTAAGTTTACCTAACAACCATAACTACTCCAGAACAGCAATGCTAGGTGTTTATGCAGCAAAGCAAGCTGTAACTAATGCAGGTATTACTAACACCTCAAGCTATAAAACAGGTTTAATCTCTGCCACAACTGTTGGTGGTATGGATAAAACGGAGCAACACTTTTACAAGTTTTTAGACACTAAAGAAAGTGAGAAGTATATAGATGGATACCATGCAGCAGACACCACAAAGAAAATAGCAGAACAGCTTAATATTACAAATGCTTTTGTAACAACAATTAGCACTGCTTGCTCATCTGCTGCAAATGCTATTATGTTAGGTGCAAGACTTATAAAAGCAGGAAAGTTAGATCGTGTAATAGTTGGAGGAACAGACAGCCTTTCTAAATTTACTATTAATGGATTTAATTCTTTAATGATATTATCTGATACGTTTTGCACACCATTTGACAATGATAGAAATGGCTTGAATCTAGGCGAAGCTGCAGCATATTTAGTGCTAGAGTCTGATACTGTTATAACTACTGAAAGCAAACCGGTTTTAGGTTATGTGAAAGGCTACGGCAATGCCAATGATGCATTTCATCAAACAGCATCTTCTGAAGATGGTGAAGGTGCAACCTTAGCTATGCTAAAGGCGTTAAATGTAGCCAGCTTAACTCCTGAAGAAATATCATACATAAACGCACATGGTACTGCAACAGTAAATAATGATTTATCTGAAAGTCGTGCAATTACACGTGTCTTTAAAGACGTTGTTCCCGATTTTAGTTCTACAAAACAGTTTACAGGACACACGCTGGCTGCAGCTGGTGCTGTAGAAGCTGTTTTTTCAATTTTAGCATTACAGCATCAGGTTGTGTTTCCAAATCTAAATTTTAAGACACAGATGAAGGATTCAACACTAACACCTCAACTTAATTTAAAATATAAGCAACTACAAACCGTAATGTCAAATTCCTTAGGGTTTGGTGGCAATTGCTCTACATTAATATTTTCTAAAGACGCGTGA
- a CDS encoding phosphopantetheine-binding protein, which produces MEALKQELKEKIIEQLNLEDVAVEDIEDNDALFGDGLGLDSIDALELIVMLDKDYGIKLTDPQDGKRIFESVEVMATYIKEHRTK; this is translated from the coding sequence ATGGAAGCATTGAAACAAGAATTAAAAGAGAAAATTATAGAGCAGCTAAATTTAGAAGATGTAGCAGTTGAGGATATTGAAGATAATGATGCTCTTTTTGGAGATGGCTTAGGTCTAGACTCTATTGATGCGTTAGAGCTAATTGTTATGCTAGATAAGGACTATGGTATAAAATTAACTGATCCTCAAGATGGTAAAAGAATATTTGAGTCTGTTGAGGTTATGGCAACTTATATTAAAGAACACCGCACTAAATAA
- a CDS encoding beta-ketoacyl-[acyl-carrier-protein] synthase family protein, giving the protein MSNVYVSHNTIISSLGFSSKAVVSNIKNEVSGLKKLHDKELFQEPFYTSVINKEILETSFSKLNAKHDYTVLEKMMIVSLQDTINTANLNLDEKVGIIISTTKGNIDVLDNANPFPEERAYLSSLGKTITSHFNFKNDAVVLSNACVSGVLAITAAKKYITLGLYDHVFVVGGDLVSKFVLSGFNSFQAMSLSPCRPYDTNRNGINLGEVVASALVTKSKDHLCKEAVEVLGDSTKNDANHISGPSRTGEGLFRSVQAALNDADISKADIDFISAHGTATPFNDEMEAIAFNRLELQQTPLHSLKGYFGHSLGASALVETIVGMHSLHQNTLFTSLGFKIQGTSKPLNIITKTKEKNLRIFLKTASGFGGCNTAAVFKKVN; this is encoded by the coding sequence ATGAGTAACGTCTATGTATCTCATAATACTATTATATCATCACTTGGTTTTTCAAGCAAGGCTGTGGTCTCAAACATTAAAAATGAAGTTTCTGGGCTAAAGAAACTGCACGACAAGGAGCTGTTTCAGGAACCATTTTACACTTCGGTTATAAATAAGGAGATTTTAGAAACCTCTTTCTCTAAACTAAATGCTAAACATGATTACACCGTTTTAGAAAAGATGATGATTGTCTCGTTACAGGACACCATAAATACAGCCAATTTAAATTTAGATGAAAAAGTTGGTATCATAATTTCTACCACAAAAGGCAATATCGATGTTTTAGATAATGCCAATCCATTCCCAGAAGAAAGAGCATATTTAAGCAGTTTAGGTAAGACTATAACCTCTCATTTTAATTTTAAGAATGATGCTGTCGTATTATCTAATGCTTGTGTTTCTGGCGTTCTGGCTATTACAGCTGCAAAAAAATACATCACTTTAGGACTTTATGATCATGTCTTTGTTGTTGGTGGAGATCTGGTTTCAAAGTTTGTTCTTTCAGGATTTAATAGTTTTCAAGCAATGAGCTTATCACCTTGCAGACCATATGATACTAATCGAAATGGAATTAATTTAGGAGAAGTTGTTGCAAGTGCACTTGTTACAAAAAGCAAAGATCATTTATGTAAGGAAGCTGTTGAAGTTTTGGGAGATAGCACGAAAAATGATGCCAATCATATTTCTGGACCATCGCGAACTGGCGAAGGCTTATTTAGAAGTGTCCAAGCAGCTTTAAATGATGCAGATATTTCTAAAGCTGATATCGATTTTATTTCTGCACACGGTACTGCCACACCATTTAATGATGAAATGGAAGCTATTGCTTTTAATAGGCTAGAGCTTCAGCAAACACCTTTACATAGTTTAAAAGGGTATTTTGGACACAGTTTAGGAGCTTCTGCATTAGTAGAAACTATTGTAGGTATGCATTCATTACATCAAAATACATTATTTACGTCTTTAGGGTTTAAGATTCAGGGCACTTCTAAACCACTTAATATTATTACCAAAACCAAAGAAAAAAACTTACGTATATTTTTAAAAACGGCTTCTGGTTTTGGCGGTTGTAATACTGCTGCTGTGTTTAAAAAAGTAAATTAA
- a CDS encoding acyl-CoA thioesterase — protein sequence MPKKDESQAKEISFTSEIRVRFVETDPLGIVWHGNYIQYFEDGREAFGRHHGISYLDQKKHNFSTPIVKSTSEHKLPLRYGDVATIKTIYKDSPAAKMIFNYEIYNPQGQIVCTGETIQVFVELDGDLSLTIPPFFKAWKQKVGLLDE from the coding sequence ATGCCAAAAAAAGATGAGTCACAAGCAAAAGAGATTTCATTTACAAGTGAAATTAGAGTTCGGTTTGTTGAAACAGATCCTTTGGGAATAGTATGGCATGGTAACTACATACAGTATTTTGAAGACGGCAGAGAAGCTTTTGGAAGACATCATGGCATTTCATACTTAGACCAAAAAAAACATAACTTTAGCACACCGATAGTTAAATCTACTTCAGAGCATAAATTACCGCTTCGCTACGGAGATGTTGCTACTATTAAAACAATATACAAGGATTCTCCTGCAGCTAAGATGATTTTTAATTACGAAATATATAATCCGCAAGGACAAATAGTTTGTACAGGAGAAACCATACAGGTTTTTGTAGAGTTAGACGGAGACTTATCCTTAACCATTCCACCATTTTTTAAAGCTTGGAAACAAAAAGTAGGATTGTTAGATGAGTAA